From one Streptomyces sp. Q6 genomic stretch:
- a CDS encoding glycosyltransferase, giving the protein MDVVVWFTAASLAAWLWLLLCQGFFWRTDTRLPPRSEPEVWPDVCVVVPARDEAAVLPDSLPSLLAQEYPGRAEIFLVDDGSSDGTGEVARALAERCGGLPLTIDSPGEPPAGWTGKLWAVRHGIGLARARGPEFLLLTDADIAHEPDSLRELVASARTGGFDLVSQMARLRVASAWERLVVPAFVYFFAQLYPFRRIAKKGARTAAAAGGCVLLRTEAALRAGIPDSIRQAVIDDVSLARAVKGSGGHIWLGLAEHVDSVRPYPRLADLWRMVSRSAYAQLRHNPLVLLATVLGLALVYLVPPVALFAGLVTDSVPLALLGGLAWAVMAGTYIPMLRYYRQTLWLAPLLPFTAFLYLLMTVDSAVQHYRGRGAAWKGRTYARPDAAPEQR; this is encoded by the coding sequence ATGGACGTCGTCGTGTGGTTCACCGCGGCCTCACTCGCCGCATGGCTGTGGCTGCTGCTCTGCCAGGGGTTCTTCTGGCGCACCGATACGCGCCTGCCGCCCCGTTCCGAGCCCGAGGTGTGGCCGGACGTGTGTGTCGTGGTGCCGGCCCGCGACGAGGCCGCCGTGCTGCCCGACAGCCTGCCGTCGCTGCTCGCGCAGGAGTACCCGGGCCGGGCGGAGATCTTCCTCGTGGACGACGGCAGCTCGGACGGCACGGGTGAGGTGGCGCGCGCGCTGGCCGAGCGGTGCGGCGGTCTTCCCCTGACGATCGACTCCCCCGGCGAGCCGCCCGCCGGCTGGACGGGGAAGCTGTGGGCGGTGCGGCACGGCATCGGGCTGGCCCGCGCGCGCGGGCCCGAGTTCCTGCTGCTGACGGACGCGGACATCGCCCATGAGCCGGACAGCCTGCGGGAGTTGGTGGCCTCGGCGCGTACCGGTGGTTTCGATCTGGTGTCGCAGATGGCGCGGCTGCGGGTGGCGAGCGCCTGGGAGCGGCTCGTGGTCCCGGCGTTCGTCTACTTCTTCGCGCAGCTGTACCCGTTCCGCAGGATCGCGAAGAAGGGCGCGCGCACCGCCGCGGCGGCGGGCGGCTGCGTCCTGCTGCGCACCGAGGCGGCGCTGCGGGCCGGGATCCCGGACTCGATCCGGCAGGCGGTCATCGACGACGTGTCGCTCGCGCGGGCCGTGAAGGGTTCGGGCGGTCACATCTGGCTGGGTCTCGCCGAGCACGTCGACAGCGTGCGCCCGTATCCGCGCCTCGCCGACCTGTGGCGCATGGTGTCGCGCAGTGCCTACGCGCAGTTGCGGCACAACCCGCTGGTACTGCTCGCCACCGTGCTCGGGCTCGCGCTCGTCTATCTGGTGCCGCCCGTCGCGCTGTTCGCCGGGCTGGTCACGGACAGTGTGCCGCTCGCGCTGCTCGGCGGGCTCGCCTGGGCGGTGATGGCCGGGACGTACATCCCGATGCTGCGCTACTACCGGCAGACCCTGTGGCTGGCGCCGCTGCTGCCCTTCACCGCGTTCCTGTACCTCCTGATGACGGTCGATTCCGCGGTGCAGCACTACAGAGGCCGCGGCGCGGCATGGAAGGGGCGTACGTACGCGCGCCCCGACGCCGCGCCCGAGCAGCGGTGA
- a CDS encoding LysR family transcriptional regulator — protein sequence MDFTDVSLTALRVLRAVAEQGTFTAAAASLGYTQSAVSRQIAAIERAAGTELVERRRDGARLTPAGRVVMRRATVVLDEIAATARDLSGLPEQTGTVRLGWVPSAGAVLLPRALTALRASDPGLDVVGREGTTPALVRALRAGSLDLALLASAPPFRAPDTESPPLTLQTLVERPLCLAVPATHPFAHGTYVDVADLRGQRWIAGPSAGEDRLMGVWPGLDERPEIVLTARDWLAKLHLVAAGCGLTTVPASLVTAVPPGVRVLPVRGGPQEQRRLLLARLPGPVSRPVARVAAALRTTALDADAPVPPG from the coding sequence ATGGACTTCACCGATGTGTCACTGACCGCGCTGCGCGTCCTGCGCGCCGTGGCCGAACAGGGAACCTTCACCGCGGCCGCGGCGTCGCTCGGCTACACCCAGTCGGCGGTGTCGCGGCAGATCGCCGCGATCGAGCGGGCGGCCGGCACGGAACTCGTCGAGCGGCGGCGCGACGGCGCCCGGCTCACCCCCGCGGGCCGGGTCGTCATGCGTCGAGCGACGGTCGTGCTCGACGAGATCGCCGCGACCGCCAGGGACCTGTCCGGCCTGCCCGAGCAGACCGGGACGGTCCGCCTGGGCTGGGTGCCGAGCGCCGGCGCCGTCCTGCTGCCCCGCGCTCTGACCGCGCTGCGCGCGAGCGACCCCGGCCTCGATGTCGTCGGTCGTGAGGGCACCACTCCGGCGCTGGTGCGTGCGCTGCGCGCGGGCAGCCTGGACCTGGCCCTGCTCGCGTCGGCACCGCCGTTCCGCGCGCCCGACACCGAGTCGCCGCCGCTGACGCTCCAGACCCTCGTCGAACGCCCGCTGTGTCTCGCGGTGCCCGCCACCCACCCGTTCGCACACGGCACCTACGTCGATGTGGCGGACCTGCGGGGGCAGCGCTGGATCGCCGGCCCGTCGGCCGGGGAGGACCGGCTGATGGGGGTGTGGCCCGGTCTGGACGAGCGGCCCGAGATCGTCCTCACCGCCCGCGACTGGCTGGCCAAACTCCACCTCGTCGCCGCGGGGTGCGGACTGACCACCGTCCCCGCCTCACTCGTCACGGCCGTACCGCCGGGCGTGCGCGTCCTGCCCGTCCGCGGCGGCCCGCAGGAACAGCGGCGCCTGCTCCTGGCCCGCCTGCCCGGACCGGTGAGCCGGCCGGTGGCGCGTGTGGCGGCCGCCCTGCGCACGACGGCACTCGACGCCGACGCGCCCGTACCGCCCGGGTGA
- a CDS encoding O-antigen ligase family protein gives MSDAAGIAVLGACAGWCLITATARAGRPEGVLLAVLAVAAGYACGRIGGALVPVAASCVVGAGGLWLVVVLPHAVPTPDTVAPLGRAGATAALLALSAGAVCCAAWSAGRRAVRIALHVAAGGTVVVAAAVGSEAGTAACVGVVLCSLAAGRMRRRALGLAALGLVTAVVAALAVGLARNVLPTGLTAALEGQLTPHRVLLWRDALHLAETDPALGSGPGRFQQLSPTLAGSPLPDGKPHSAVLQAAAEQGVIGVALLAAAYCWLLYALWRSARSTQVVLAAGAALTSVAAMAAAGNALSFTTVTAGVGLLAGIATAEPLPDDPSHDEAAAPAGVRDGRD, from the coding sequence CTGTCCGACGCGGCGGGGATCGCCGTACTCGGCGCCTGTGCCGGCTGGTGCCTGATCACAGCGACCGCACGGGCGGGCCGGCCCGAGGGCGTGCTGCTCGCGGTCCTCGCGGTGGCCGCCGGTTACGCGTGCGGGCGCATCGGCGGAGCGCTCGTTCCGGTCGCCGCGTCGTGTGTCGTCGGCGCCGGCGGGCTCTGGCTGGTAGTGGTCCTTCCGCATGCCGTGCCCACGCCCGACACCGTGGCCCCGCTCGGTCGGGCCGGGGCCACCGCCGCGCTGCTCGCCCTGTCGGCGGGGGCGGTGTGCTGCGCCGCCTGGTCGGCGGGGCGCCGGGCGGTGCGGATCGCGCTGCACGTCGCGGCGGGCGGGACCGTGGTGGTCGCCGCCGCCGTCGGCTCGGAGGCCGGGACCGCCGCGTGCGTCGGCGTCGTCCTGTGCTCGCTCGCCGCGGGCCGCATGCGCCGCAGGGCGCTCGGCCTCGCGGCCCTGGGCCTCGTCACGGCCGTGGTGGCGGCGCTGGCGGTGGGCCTCGCCAGGAACGTCCTGCCGACCGGCCTGACCGCCGCCCTGGAAGGCCAACTCACCCCGCACCGCGTGCTGTTGTGGCGCGACGCGCTGCACCTGGCCGAGACCGACCCGGCGCTCGGTTCGGGTCCCGGCCGGTTCCAGCAGCTGAGCCCCACGCTCGCCGGCTCCCCGCTGCCCGACGGCAAGCCGCACTCCGCCGTCCTCCAGGCGGCCGCGGAGCAGGGCGTGATCGGCGTCGCGCTGCTGGCGGCCGCCTACTGCTGGCTGCTGTACGCGCTGTGGCGCTCCGCCCGGTCGACCCAGGTGGTGCTCGCCGCGGGCGCGGCCCTGACGTCGGTGGCCGCGATGGCCGCCGCCGGAAACGCGCTGAGCTTCACGACCGTGACGGCGGGGGTCGGCCTGCTGGCGGGCATCGCCACCGCCGAACCGCTCCCGGACGACCCGTCGCACGACGAAGCGGCCGCCCCGGCAGGTGTCCGGGACGGCCGCGACTGA
- a CDS encoding Rv1733c family protein yields the protein MRAIMGLWRWRHNPLRRGTDLAEAWVALIALVLIVVAAPVLGIVAGSLSRDALYRSVAEQRDRRHEITATVVKKVAQPPLDPDPETSTARDAHSRVIATWTAPDGSAHRDRVIAGLKAPRAGDTFPLWTDDRGRVVGRPLDRATAATHAVLAGFGAAVAVTGLVEGTRRLVVWRMVRRRYARWDHAWDIAGPDWGRTGTGS from the coding sequence GTGCGAGCGATCATGGGGCTGTGGCGTTGGCGGCACAATCCGCTGCGCCGCGGGACCGACCTGGCGGAGGCGTGGGTCGCACTGATCGCGCTGGTCCTCATCGTCGTGGCCGCGCCGGTCCTCGGGATCGTCGCGGGCTCGCTCTCCCGTGACGCGCTGTACCGCTCCGTGGCGGAGCAGCGCGACCGGCGCCACGAGATCACGGCGACGGTCGTGAAGAAGGTGGCGCAGCCGCCCCTCGACCCCGACCCCGAGACCTCGACCGCCCGGGACGCGCACAGCCGTGTGATCGCCACGTGGACGGCGCCCGACGGCTCGGCCCACCGCGACCGCGTCATCGCCGGTCTCAAGGCCCCGCGCGCGGGCGACACCTTCCCGCTGTGGACCGACGACCGGGGCCGGGTCGTGGGCCGCCCGCTCGACCGGGCCACCGCGGCGACGCACGCGGTGCTCGCCGGATTCGGTGCGGCCGTCGCCGTGACCGGACTCGTCGAGGGCACCCGCCGCCTGGTCGTGTGGCGCATGGTCCGGCGCCGTTACGCACGCTGGGACCACGCCTGGGACATCGCCGGTCCCGACTGGGGCAGGACCGGCACGGGCAGCTGA
- a CDS encoding right-handed parallel beta-helix repeat-containing protein encodes MAQGTVQVTHTGTSRWRRRTGEYASLAAALEAAGDGDVLTVAPGTYRENLVVQRAVTLRGPEGSPGSVRIAPIDGVALTVRASATVQDLHIEGQDSAAPALLVEEGAPEIVDVRVVTRSAAGIEVRGGARPTVRRCTVDNAGGAGIAVLDGGGGVFEECEVVAAGQAGVAVRGGAHPRLERCRVHHTSGSGLSVTGEHSGLEAVGCEVYEVKGSGVQVTGRATAHLTDCDVHRTTADGITLDTDAVLTLADCRIHDIPENAIDLRSRSVLTLTRSTVRQFGRNGLSVWDPGTRVDANQCEIHDSTGDYPAVWVSDGATAVLEACRVHDVPDALFVLDRGSRVDVVDSDLSQVRNTAVSVSDGATAQLDDCRIREAATGAWFRDHGSGGTLANCTVDATQTGVIVTKGADPTIERCTVTSPAEAGFYVSAGGRGSFHGCRVSGSGGYGFHVIDGCRTSLKKCRTERCARGGYEFAEDGPLVEECTSDESGGVRPGSSAAPEPVVPSVQTATQTVGLLSAVPDQRPAAPQEEQPQTARTSQAVLGELDALVGLESVKREVRALTDMIEVGRRRQEAGLKAASVRRHLVFTGSPGTGKTTVARLYGEILASLGVLDKGHLVEVSRVDLVGEHIGSTAIRTQEAFQRAHGGVLFIDEAYALSPEDSGRDFGREAIDTLVKLMEDQRDSVVVIVAGYTAEMERFLSVNPGVASRFSRTITFSDYLPEELLRIVEQQADDHEYRLASGTPEALLKYFTALPKGPAFGNGRTARQTFESMVERHAGRVAQVDEPDKDALTLLYPEDLPVLP; translated from the coding sequence ATGGCACAGGGCACGGTCCAGGTGACGCACACCGGCACATCGCGGTGGCGGCGCCGCACAGGTGAGTACGCGTCGCTGGCTGCCGCCCTGGAAGCCGCCGGCGACGGAGACGTGCTGACCGTCGCCCCGGGCACCTACAGAGAGAACCTCGTCGTCCAGCGCGCGGTGACGCTGCGCGGGCCCGAGGGCTCCCCCGGCTCGGTGCGCATCGCGCCGATCGACGGCGTCGCGCTGACCGTCCGCGCCTCCGCCACGGTGCAGGACCTGCACATCGAGGGGCAGGACTCGGCGGCGCCCGCGCTGCTCGTCGAGGAGGGCGCGCCGGAGATCGTCGACGTGCGCGTGGTGACGCGGTCCGCGGCCGGCATCGAGGTGCGCGGCGGCGCGCGCCCGACCGTGCGGCGCTGCACCGTCGACAACGCCGGAGGCGCCGGCATCGCCGTGCTCGACGGCGGGGGCGGCGTCTTCGAGGAGTGCGAGGTCGTCGCCGCCGGACAGGCCGGTGTGGCCGTGCGCGGTGGCGCGCATCCGCGCCTGGAGCGCTGCCGGGTGCACCACACGTCGGGATCGGGCCTGTCGGTGACCGGCGAGCACAGCGGTCTGGAGGCCGTCGGCTGCGAGGTGTACGAGGTCAAGGGCTCGGGTGTGCAGGTCACCGGCCGGGCCACCGCGCACCTCACCGACTGCGACGTGCACCGCACGACGGCCGACGGGATCACGCTCGACACGGACGCGGTGCTCACGCTCGCCGACTGCCGCATCCATGACATTCCCGAGAACGCGATCGACCTGCGGTCGCGGTCCGTCCTGACGCTGACGCGTTCCACGGTGCGGCAGTTCGGGCGCAACGGCCTGTCGGTGTGGGACCCGGGCACACGCGTGGACGCCAATCAGTGCGAGATCCACGACAGCACGGGCGACTACCCGGCGGTGTGGGTCAGCGACGGCGCGACCGCCGTGCTCGAGGCGTGCCGGGTGCACGACGTGCCGGACGCGCTGTTCGTGCTCGACCGCGGCTCGCGCGTGGATGTCGTCGACAGCGACCTGTCGCAGGTCCGCAACACGGCGGTGTCGGTGAGCGACGGCGCGACAGCCCAGCTCGACGACTGCCGCATCCGCGAGGCCGCCACGGGCGCCTGGTTCCGCGACCACGGCAGCGGCGGCACCCTCGCCAACTGCACGGTGGACGCGACACAGACCGGCGTGATCGTCACCAAGGGCGCCGACCCCACGATCGAGCGCTGCACGGTCACCTCGCCCGCCGAGGCGGGCTTCTACGTGTCCGCGGGCGGCCGGGGCAGCTTCCACGGCTGCCGCGTCTCGGGCAGCGGCGGCTACGGCTTCCACGTCATCGACGGCTGCCGCACGAGTCTCAAGAAGTGCCGTACGGAGCGGTGCGCGCGCGGCGGTTACGAGTTCGCCGAGGACGGGCCGCTGGTCGAGGAGTGCACGAGCGACGAGAGCGGCGGCGTCCGTCCGGGCTCAAGTGCCGCTCCGGAGCCGGTCGTCCCGTCCGTCCAGACCGCGACGCAGACCGTCGGGCTGCTCAGCGCCGTCCCCGACCAGCGGCCCGCCGCGCCCCAGGAGGAGCAGCCGCAGACCGCGCGTACGTCGCAGGCCGTGCTCGGTGAACTCGACGCGCTGGTGGGCCTGGAGAGCGTCAAGCGCGAGGTGCGGGCGCTGACCGACATGATCGAGGTCGGCCGCAGGCGCCAGGAGGCGGGTCTGAAGGCGGCTTCCGTGCGACGCCACCTGGTGTTCACCGGTTCCCCCGGTACCGGCAAGACGACGGTGGCGCGCCTGTACGGCGAGATCCTCGCGTCGCTCGGCGTCCTGGACAAGGGCCACCTCGTCGAGGTCTCCCGCGTCGACCTGGTCGGCGAGCACATCGGCTCGACCGCGATCCGCACCCAGGAGGCCTTCCAACGGGCCCATGGGGGCGTGCTGTTCATCGACGAGGCGTACGCGCTCTCGCCCGAGGACTCCGGCCGCGACTTCGGCCGGGAGGCGATCGACACGCTGGTGAAGCTGATGGAGGATCAGCGGGACTCGGTCGTCGTGATCGTCGCGGGTTACACGGCCGAGATGGAACGGTTCCTTTCGGTCAACCCCGGTGTGGCGTCCCGGTTCTCACGGACCATCACCTTCTCCGACTACCTCCCGGAGGAACTGCTCCGCATCGTCGAGCAGCAGGCCGACGACCACGAGTACCGGCTCGCCTCCGGGACGCCGGAAGCACTGCTCAAGTACTTCACGGCGCTCCCGAAGGGCCCGGCGTTCGGCAACGGCCGCACCGCGCGGCAGACGTTCGAGTCGATGGTGGAGCGGCACGCGGGCCGGGTCGCCCAGGTCGACGAGCCGGACAAGGACGCCCTGACGCTGCTCTACCCGGAGGACCTGCCGGTACTGCCCTGA
- a CDS encoding MOSC domain-containing protein has protein sequence MSHPVLSSIHVHPLKAVRGHAPHEAVVEPWGLAGDRRWVLVDTASKIVTQRPHPRLALAAAEQLPGGGIRVSAPGMEPLTVEVPEPSVTATVEVWKDKVEAVPADAAAHAWWSAYLESDIRLMHLDDPATARPIDPQYARPGETVSFADGYPLLLTTLSSLDALNSLIAQGDHSDEGPLPMNRFRPNVVVAGTAPWAEDDWSRLTIGQVTFRVTKKSGRCVVTTTNQVTAERGKEPLRTLARHRRFGDQLCFGTNLVPESSGTVRIGDPVTVLA, from the coding sequence ATGTCGCATCCCGTACTCAGTTCGATCCACGTCCACCCGCTCAAGGCGGTCCGGGGGCACGCACCTCATGAGGCGGTCGTGGAGCCCTGGGGGCTCGCCGGTGACCGGCGCTGGGTGCTGGTCGACACCGCGAGCAAGATCGTCACGCAACGCCCGCATCCACGGCTGGCGTTGGCCGCCGCCGAGCAGCTGCCCGGCGGCGGCATCCGTGTGTCCGCGCCAGGCATGGAGCCGTTGACGGTCGAGGTGCCCGAGCCGTCCGTGACGGCCACCGTCGAGGTGTGGAAGGACAAGGTCGAGGCCGTCCCCGCCGACGCCGCGGCGCACGCCTGGTGGAGCGCGTACCTGGAGTCGGACATACGTCTGATGCACCTCGACGACCCGGCGACCGCACGCCCCATCGACCCGCAGTACGCCCGCCCCGGCGAGACGGTGAGCTTCGCCGACGGCTACCCGCTCCTGCTCACGACCCTCTCGTCCCTCGACGCCCTCAACTCCCTGATCGCGCAGGGTGATCACTCCGACGAGGGCCCGCTGCCCATGAACCGTTTTCGGCCGAATGTGGTCGTCGCGGGCACCGCGCCGTGGGCGGAGGACGACTGGTCGCGCCTCACGATCGGCCAGGTCACGTTCCGTGTCACGAAGAAGAGCGGCCGCTGCGTGGTGACGACGACGAACCAGGTCACAGCGGAGCGTGGCAAGGAGCCGCTGCGCACTCTCGCCCGGCACCGCCGCTTCGGCGACCAGCTCTGTTTCGGCACGAACCTGGTGCCGGAATCGTCCGGCACCGTCCGGATCGGCGATCCGGTCACCGTCCTCGCATAA
- a CDS encoding glycoside hydrolase family 3 protein encodes MKFTVRNEGHDYQNPELPVPRRVEDLLSRMTLAEKAGQLFHTMLAMRPDGSTVERGDAGVIPLDTTSLLHDRFLTHFNLMGTYEPGAMARWHNTLQSMAADTRLGIPVTLSTDPRHAFTDNVGASFNAGAFSAWPEPLGLAALRDPKLVHEFADTVRREYLAVGFRVALHPQIDLATEPRWSRQSGTFGSDAALTSRLVRAYVHGLQGDTLGRRSVSAMVKHFPGGGPQLDGEDPHFPWGKEQVYPGGMRDLHLEPFKAAIAAGCAQMMPSYGRPVGTDWEAVGFGFNKGVVQGLLRDRLGFDGIVCTDWGLISDAEIFGETHEARAWGLESLTELQRAARVLEAGCDQFGGESRTDLIIELVESGRVPADRLDASLRRILREKFVLGLFDDPYVDADMAAETVGRADFAEAGARAQRRSLTLLANSGATLPVTGRPKLYVENVAGEVAAEYGTLVTDPAEADLAVLRLRTPYEPRANRFESFFHSGTLAFSDEELKPILALLDTVPTVVCVTLERAAVIPEIAERAAALVADYGASDAALLDVAFGRAAPQGRLPFELPRSMDAVRASRPDVPDDTEDPLFPYGAGLSL; translated from the coding sequence GCCGGTGTCATCCCGCTGGACACCACGTCCCTGCTGCACGACCGGTTCCTGACCCATTTCAACCTGATGGGGACGTACGAGCCCGGTGCCATGGCGCGCTGGCACAACACGCTCCAGTCGATGGCCGCCGACACCCGGCTCGGCATCCCGGTCACGCTCTCCACCGACCCGCGCCACGCCTTCACCGACAACGTCGGCGCGTCCTTCAACGCGGGCGCCTTCTCCGCCTGGCCCGAGCCCCTCGGCCTCGCGGCCCTCCGCGACCCGAAACTGGTGCACGAGTTCGCCGACACGGTCCGCCGCGAGTACCTCGCCGTCGGCTTCCGTGTCGCGCTGCACCCGCAGATCGACCTGGCCACGGAGCCGCGCTGGTCCCGCCAGAGCGGCACCTTCGGCTCGGACGCGGCCCTCACCTCACGGCTCGTACGCGCCTACGTCCACGGGCTCCAGGGCGACACACTGGGCAGGCGGTCGGTGTCCGCGATGGTCAAGCACTTCCCGGGCGGCGGCCCCCAACTCGACGGCGAGGACCCGCACTTCCCCTGGGGCAAGGAGCAGGTCTACCCCGGCGGCATGCGCGACCTGCACCTCGAACCCTTCAAGGCGGCCATCGCCGCCGGATGCGCGCAGATGATGCCGTCCTACGGGCGGCCGGTCGGCACCGACTGGGAGGCCGTCGGGTTCGGCTTCAACAAGGGTGTCGTTCAGGGGCTGTTGAGGGACCGGCTCGGCTTCGACGGGATCGTCTGCACCGACTGGGGCCTGATCAGCGACGCGGAGATCTTCGGCGAGACGCACGAGGCACGCGCCTGGGGCCTGGAGTCACTGACCGAACTCCAGCGCGCGGCCCGCGTACTGGAGGCCGGCTGCGACCAGTTCGGCGGCGAGTCCCGTACGGACCTGATCATCGAGCTCGTCGAGTCGGGACGGGTCCCCGCGGACCGACTGGACGCGTCGCTGCGCCGGATCCTGCGCGAGAAGTTCGTCCTGGGACTCTTCGACGATCCGTACGTCGATGCCGACATGGCCGCCGAGACGGTGGGCCGCGCCGACTTCGCCGAGGCGGGCGCGCGGGCCCAGCGCCGTTCGCTGACCCTGCTCGCCAACTCCGGCGCGACGCTGCCGGTGACCGGACGCCCCAAGCTGTACGTCGAGAACGTGGCGGGCGAAGTGGCGGCGGAGTACGGCACGTTGGTGACCGACCCGGCCGAGGCGGACCTCGCGGTCCTGCGGCTGCGCACGCCGTACGAACCGCGCGCGAACCGTTTCGAGTCGTTCTTCCACTCCGGCACCCTGGCCTTCTCGGACGAGGAGCTGAAGCCGATCCTCGCCCTGCTGGACACGGTCCCGACCGTCGTCTGCGTGACCCTGGAACGGGCGGCGGTCATCCCGGAGATCGCGGAGCGGGCCGCCGCCCTCGTCGCCGACTACGGCGCGAGCGACGCCGCACTCCTGGACGTGGCGTTCGGCCGCGCCGCGCCGCAGGGGCGGCTCCCCTTCGAGCTGCCCCGCTCGATGGACGCCGTCCGCGCCTCGCGCCCCGACGTCCCCGACGACACGGAGGACCCGCTGTTCCCGTACGGAGCGGGACTGTCCCTGTGA
- a CDS encoding TerD family protein, with translation MAKGSNVAVPVPAVRVELGWRAGPGVPDADASALLLASGKVRSDADFVFYNQPEHTSGAVRHEGKRTVDGAVTDTLAVDLARVEPVIEKVVLAASADGGSFGRVPGLYVRVVDAATGSEIARYDSTDATVETAFVLGELYRRQGAWKFRAVGQGYDSGLEGLATDYGITVDEPQHAPPAPAPAALSTPAPAAPPAPVAEPVRLTKVTLTKSAPTVSLAKQGGTSGALRVNLNWEMRKQFSGWGSKRGRATAMHRDLDLDLCALYELADGRKGVVQALGNAFGALRQPPYIHLDGDDRSGAVASGENLTVNLDHKDAFRRILIFVTIYEGARSFADLHATVTLQPQNGAAIDFSLDECTVPSTVCALALITQHGGDLTVQREARYLVPERGVSPQRTVDHAYGWGMNWTPGRK, from the coding sequence ATGGCCAAGGGATCCAATGTCGCGGTGCCGGTTCCGGCGGTGCGTGTCGAACTGGGGTGGCGTGCGGGACCCGGGGTTCCCGACGCCGACGCGTCGGCGCTTCTGCTCGCCTCCGGAAAGGTCCGCTCCGACGCGGACTTCGTCTTCTACAACCAGCCCGAGCACACGTCAGGGGCCGTGCGCCACGAAGGCAAGCGCACGGTGGACGGCGCCGTCACCGACACGCTCGCCGTCGATCTCGCCCGCGTGGAGCCGGTGATCGAGAAGGTCGTGCTCGCGGCGTCGGCGGACGGCGGCTCGTTCGGCCGGGTGCCCGGTCTGTACGTCCGGGTCGTGGACGCGGCCACCGGCTCGGAGATCGCCCGGTACGACAGCACCGACGCCACCGTGGAGACCGCCTTCGTCCTCGGCGAGCTGTACCGGCGTCAGGGCGCGTGGAAGTTCCGCGCCGTCGGCCAGGGCTACGACAGCGGCCTCGAAGGGCTCGCCACCGACTACGGGATCACGGTCGACGAACCGCAGCACGCGCCGCCCGCTCCGGCGCCCGCGGCACTGTCCACTCCGGCGCCCGCCGCGCCGCCCGCGCCCGTCGCCGAGCCCGTGCGCCTGACCAAGGTCACGCTCACGAAGTCGGCGCCCACGGTCTCCCTGGCCAAGCAGGGCGGCACCTCCGGGGCACTGCGTGTGAATCTCAACTGGGAAATGCGCAAACAGTTCAGCGGATGGGGGAGCAAGCGCGGCCGGGCGACCGCGATGCACCGCGATCTCGACCTCGACCTGTGCGCCCTCTACGAACTGGCCGACGGGCGCAAGGGAGTCGTCCAGGCCCTGGGCAACGCGTTCGGGGCACTGCGACAGCCCCCGTACATCCATCTCGACGGCGACGACCGCAGCGGCGCCGTCGCGAGCGGCGAGAACCTCACCGTGAATCTCGACCACAAGGACGCGTTCCGCCGCATTCTCATCTTCGTGACGATCTACGAAGGCGCGCGGAGTTTCGCCGACCTCCATGCGACGGTCACGCTGCAACCGCAGAACGGCGCGGCGATCGACTTCTCCCTGGACGAGTGCACCGTCCCGTCGACCGTGTGCGCCCTCGCGCTGATCACGCAGCACGGCGGCGACCTCACGGTGCAGCGTGAGGCCCGCTATCTGGTGCCCGAGCGCGGCGTCAGCCCGCAGCGCACCGTGGATCACGCCTACGGGTGGGGCATGAACTGGACCCCGGGCCGCAAGTAG
- a CDS encoding DUF6643 family protein, with the protein MTSPRSTYGGGYYSAPSFPDTPIYDSLVAERGTPQIAPIRVPSAYDTGNHLPALPAALPALPAAPSPQYGYAAQQPAPMQAAPTAYIPQQAAAPRGYPGPQAQPQRPAPGTGYEAMRPAAPRPAPAPYEDPYNRQQYRGY; encoded by the coding sequence ATGACCTCCCCCCGCTCCACCTATGGCGGCGGTTACTACTCCGCGCCGTCCTTCCCGGACACTCCGATCTACGACTCCCTCGTCGCAGAGCGGGGCACGCCCCAGATCGCCCCGATCCGGGTTCCCTCCGCGTACGACACCGGCAACCACCTGCCCGCGCTGCCGGCCGCACTGCCCGCCCTCCCCGCCGCTCCCTCGCCGCAGTACGGCTACGCGGCCCAGCAGCCCGCCCCGATGCAGGCCGCGCCGACGGCCTACATCCCGCAGCAGGCGGCCGCGCCCCGCGGCTACCCCGGCCCGCAGGCCCAGCCGCAGCGCCCCGCCCCCGGTACCGGCTACGAGGCGATGCGTCCGGCCGCGCCCCGGCCGGCTCCCGCGCCGTACGAGGATCCGTACAACCGCCAGCAGTACCGCGGTTACTGA